A segment of the Arachis hypogaea cultivar Tifrunner chromosome 5, arahy.Tifrunner.gnm2.J5K5, whole genome shotgun sequence genome:
ATTATAgtgattataatattttaaaaagtgttaattgttaaaattattaaagtaacgtttttttattatttggcaatgttttttaaaaaacttttactaaaaaaatattactaaaatatataaaaaaataggataaaatatattttttgtccttgaaatttggtaaaaattctaaaaatatctctaaattttattttattttaattttgtctcaaaagtttttgatttgcatcaaatatatcatcgacagctaaattttcaaaaaattaataccAATCTAacaaaatacatgaaaattatgtttgattttcttgtattgagggttgttcttatgaaattattgttaaattgatctcaaattttatgaaaaattagccattattagagatatatttgatgcaatcaacaatttttaggataaaattaaaattaaaataaaagttaaaaatatttttaaaatttttattaaattttagagacaaaaaaatatattttaccttaaAAAAGTGATGACTTTAGATTTAACAATACTTGCATAAATACCATAATcactataatattataataagcaTATAAACATACTCTCTATATAtagagatagatagatagatatccGAGTAAACATAAATGATGTTGATTTGGTTGATAGAGGATGATGTTTGAAAGCATATCGTAAACAGATTTGAAAAGGGAGCAGTATATTGGCAGGCTCCAAATCAATCTTTAATTTGATTAATGAATATGAAAAAAGAAGTAAACTAAAAATAACAAGCTAATTAAGCTAAGGTAGATGTAGTCAATTTTGTTGCAGCTATTTCCTTTATAGATAACGAATGTCAGGTTTGAAAGTTTCTTGTGTTGCTGTTGTACATTGTGTGTGcgttagttattaattaattatatggggTTCAATTTTGCTCCGTTAGTTTTGGCTATTTGAAATCTTTTCCGATAAGCAAAAAGCTGTTACTATTAAGGAgagaaataatggacatatatgGCTGTATATATTCGCGTAATCCAATTAGATCGGAGATATTTTGGTATGCTTTGTTCATCGCTAAGGTTAATAGTTAAGATAATTGACACACAGCTGTTAGGTTTGAACATTCTCAAACCTAATAAAGAATTCAACGTAGCGTTACCACCATTATTGACACTGGTTTTAAGGTTCAAGGATCGTAATATAATTAACAACCTAAATATTATAATATCAATCTATAATAAAAACGCGGATAATAAGCTACCAATCTTTGTCAAGTTTTTTAgtgatatgaattttaatttcaaagtGAACGTAATTATTATACACAAATTGAATTTGTGTTTTGGTTGGATAGATTCAATTAACGAATTCCTCCTTTTCTTAAAACAAGCCTAATAATAATATGAGTTGTTTTTTCAATGAATAATGTTTGATAAAACGTTTTATCAACATTTTTTTGTCATGCAAACATCATTGGATTAAGACGGCATGAAActtcaatttgatttatataaaagTAAGGCAACCAGCAGAGGCATGTATATATgtcaaagggaaaagcataattTGTATTCACATTTTCTGTTAATGAAAATTATAAGCGTACGTGTATATATATAAGGTTggagtttttaaataaaataaattaattgacgTAATTTATATGGAAGGAGTTGGCATTAATAGGAAAGGAAAAAATAACTACACATAAAAATAATTGCATCTGAGTTTGTATCAAAGTTGAATTGTTTTGAGGTGTAGTATAGAAAAGGGTGGCGCGGGTGGCATGGCATGGATCCATTGAggcaattatttaataattaagagTGAAGGGAAGGAAAAAGGCTAATTAAGGTGGGTGTGGTAGGGGCAAATTGGGAAGAAAAAGATAATGTGCCTTAGCTTGAGCTGCCTACTGCGTCGCCTCTCATGTACGTTACGTTGCTAAATAAGAGACTCACTCCCtttcttcattttcattttcattttgtgatAGATGGCTGTTCAAGCTCAATACCCATCCAATCTTCTCCTTCTCAACACCAACAACAGTAATAATAACGATGACTATTCTTCTGCCTTACAACCACCTCATCAACTCTCCCGTAAGAGACCAAGACAACCAACCccaattccaattccaattccAAATAATCTCATGAATCAATtcaatcctcctcctcctcctccgcaACAACAACAGCATCAAAATCAAAATGTAGTCTCCACTGGCCTACGCTTATCCTTCTCTTCTCAACAAAGACTACAATGGCAGCAGACTTCTTCTCTATTATCGCAACAATTAGCAGACCAAATCAAACAACAGAGACACGAAATTGATCAATTCCTACAAGCACAGGTACCTATCATATTCCTATCTAGCTATCACTTTTTTCCAATTTCAATCTCTTCTTTCGTTTCGTCTTATTAAAGTTGAACATCTTCTATAGGGAGAGCAATTGCGCCGTTCATTGGCGGATAAGAGACACAACCATTTCCGCGCACTCATAACCGCCGCCGAGGACACATTAGCGCGACGCTTGAGGGATAAAGAAACAGAGGTTCAAAAAGCCACGCGCCGCAACGCTGAGTTAGAGGCACGCGCCGCGCATCTTACAGCCGAGGCTCAGCTTTGGCAGGCCAAGGCAAAAGCGCAGGAAGCCACCGCCGCTTCCTTGCAGGCGCAGCTCCACCACGCCATCATGAATGCCGCCTACGGAGGCGGAGCCGGTCCTGCAGGTACGGCGGATGACGCCGCCGCGGGGGTAATGTCGTGCGCGGAGGACGCCGAGTCGGCCTACGTTGACCCGGAGCGAGTGGCGGCGGCGGCAGGTCCAAGGTGCCGCGGGTGCGAGAGGCGCGTAGCGACGGTGGTGATGCTGCCGTGTCGACACCTTTGCGTTTGCGGCGAATGCGAGATGCATTTCCGTGCTTGCCCCGTTTGCCTCACCGTTAAAAATTCAACCGTTGAGGTTTTTCTTTCTTAATCCCAATTTCATAGGGTTTCGTTCgttgaacaaaaaaaatagtaaaaagaaaaaatttaatttaattttttgtacaTGACGGTCTTCTGTGACTCgagatagtttttttttttttcaaattttaaaattataatataatattactcTTCCCGTGTAGAATTACCTTGTTACCTCTGGTAATTGTAAATGGCCAAATGGCTATAGtggcatttttcttttttcttttttaaattttcttaaatttcattaaattgaTATTGGGTATATACTTGATTTGGGGTAATCTTGGTGCATAATGTTGAGAAGCTTCTCGTTAATGTGGAGCATCCATATCCATATAGATGCTTTGATGGGGTGCGGCATTAAGTTATGCTTAATTTCTAGGCATTATTTATTGTATTTCTGCATACTTTGTTTACAACTGTCAAAAGAAAATACTAGTTTTATTTTAATACGTGATTCTTtgaaattatacataaatatcaCATTCAGATTCCACTCCAAGCACCATGGTTGATGCTACTAGccaatttgtttatttgtttcttttttggTGGGAACGAATTGATTTTGGAGCACACTACTGTCCACATTCCAAGCAACCCACTATAGGGTGGGGAATAGTGATGTGCACATAGTTTCAAGGAAAgcattaatttgttaattgttatcaAGGCTATTTGGGTTTCCTTTCTTAGGGAAATTCTTCATACTTTGGGAACATTTAATATATGCTTTCGTAGCTTTTATTTTATAGTATTCGTAAAATATGTGAAAATTGAGAATGTTGATCATGCcaatacttttttcttttccacCTTAGATTCCATGCGAAATTTGATAGGTGGGTAATCTTTACACCTCTTTTGAGGGGTCCTAATTGGTCAGAATGAAAGGAGGGTGGAAGTTTTATAGATGAGCTAATAAAAAGGGTGGAAAATAAGTGTGTTTCGAGTGCGTTTTCactctttttattttagtattctttatttttagaatgtaataaaaaatacaaaataaaagaaaatagaaaataaaatataaactaaacgTATCTAAATGTTTCAAAAAATTGATAGTGATTTTTCAAATCTGATTTTATTTGTACTACATTTTGAATAGAAATCTACAAACCAGATATTCTAAAGTAAAACCTTATTTACCTTGATATTTGTTCGTTCTTCTAGTTCATTAGTAAACACTAAATggtaaatatatataaaacattATTTATCAAGTTAATCCCTATacatttgtttatatatatatatatatatatatatatatatatatatatatatatatatatatatatatatatattattgtattctaatgtatattttatataaatttaaataattaatttaatgattattttgtatatataatataattaaataataaatcagTAATATTCATTGGCTATAGACTAATGAGGCTTACATGCATTTATATATTACACgtcactttattttttttatttttaaatagattAGTAAGTGaactatttaactataaattaaaGTCATCAATTTGAATTTCACCTAATTTACTCGGAAATTGTTAGCCCATATACTTGTCAAAGTTTGCAACATAAAATGTTGCTAGTAATTCTGGCTCAAAATATAAAATCACATATTATATGTATGATTTAATTTTGATAGGTtgataatgtaatttttttttaatattgtcgTTCGAATAATTTTTTGGGGGAACAACACTATTAATACCGTGATCTAATTCAACACTATAAATATTTTCTTGTCTTTCAACTTTATTTTTTGTCAATCTTGTCATTAATGACGAACACTATGATAAAAGGCCCTTTAGGTTAAGTGAGGTGAAATAATGTTTAATTATACAGGATTTGGATcatctaaaatttgaattttattttaaagagtaaagtgtaattttttatttttaaatagttttttttatatttattcttaatctcacctataaaataaattgtgagagatcacattttactctttaaagtaaaattcaaaaactttagaaaattcaaattcaattatacaTATATACTTTCTGAAGTCTGAATTATGAGGGAAAAAACATATATActtaaaagagaaatgttatttatagaattaatagttaaattagttcttaaaagataggttattttttaaatttatttttaaaaaatttattaattaaatttattttttaaaaattagagataagtttTGTTTTAATCCCTAATGTTAAGGATCaaaattaaaatcatcctcaacgtaattttttatttataatcatccttaatgttttttcatattaaaatcgtcatttttaataaaattttttattttattactaaaatacttctattaataaaaaattataaaataaaaaaaaacaaagaaagaaaacacgCGAGGGGACAGCGGAGAAGGGAAAAGGGGAACGGCGTAGGAGAGTGGGAGAAggaaaagaggaaagggaaaggggGAAGGAGAGGAGGGAACAGCGCCAGCAAAGCGGGAGCTTTCTGCTTCTGCTTGAACTTCAGTTTCTGCTTCTGTGACTGTTGCGTCGCCGGGAAGAGGAGCCCGACGCGAGGAGGGCGGCAcgcgaaggagagagagagatctGAAGTTGAGCTGGGTTCCTACCACCGCCGATCTGTCCAACCGCTGTCGCTCCGTCACCCACGAGCTGCCGGTGGTTTTGCTCCGGGTTTTGCatatgcttcttcttcttacttCGGCTTCTGCTCCTTACTTTGGGCTTTGCTTTCTGCTTCTGCCTGAGTTTTTGCTTCTGCTTctaattctgattttgatttgttattttttgattttattgttgttgtgtgttAATTTGGCTGTTGAATTtgttaaatttgtgttgatttgttgatttgttgaatttcttattctttgatttgttgaatttgtgttgattttATTGATGTTGTTATTCTTGGTGGTGGAGGTGCTAGTGCTGGTTGATGTTGTTATTCTTGGTGGTGGAGGGTATTTTTatctagaaaaaattaaaaaagatgattttaatacaaaaaaaatattaaggatggttctaaataaaaaattaagttggaAACGgcttcgattctgaccctcaacatTAGGGATCAAAACAATACTTACCCCTAAAAATTacaaactaattatttttaatatgaaaaagtatagatagacaatgagaatactaaacaatgtgaacaatgaataTGTCGGATGTTCAATGCAATAgatatgcagatgattatgttcattatttttaattggatgattattcttttttattcggtTTACTCATGCATAGTTAATAATGGgcagatgttcaattcattaggtgtgCATATGATTACTCTAATGTTAGGGTTTAGAGGATAATTTAAGAGTGgagtattttgttttattttattgggCCAATTTTAAAACTCATTGTTCACATAAGTcattgtctacctaacaaaatCCTTTTAATATTCTATCTCTCTATTAACAGTTTTCGTTAACGACTAAAGATATAGAATGTTAACTCATAATATACACTATACCTGTTATGTCGAAATAAAGAAaagacaaaataattaatttataatttttaaaagactaatttaatttatataatcttTTAGAAACACATTTAAATAATGACTTATTTTTTTATGAGCGAATTTAACCATTAATCCTATTTTTATATTATGTAaacattatttttcaaatttaaatgttATAATATGGTTTATTGTAATGACTACATGCAATATGATGCCTAATGACCCGAGTGTTTCTCTATGTGTTGCTTATACCAAAGAGCAACCTTTCAATTAAAGCAAAATTCAAGTTGTGCACACAAAAACATAGGCATCATCGCAAGTGTATGTTGACCCTTCTTGGAAGTGAAGCAGCTGATgaatatagtaaaaataataacaataataataataatcaataattcTTGGTTCATGGAGAGAGTGGTAAGTAATAAGTAAGTAGGACACAACTAACAGGAGAAGCAGAAGTTGAAGTGATTTCCAAGAAAATGTCCTTCATCTTTCAACATGATTAAAGTTTTCATTTTTCACTGCCATGCCCATCCGTATATTTATTAGGTGGATCCATTTCATATTCCATGTATATAATTCCAAGTTTCttcacaaataaaaacaaaaacgtTTCCCTTTATTTTAACTTCAATTATTAAAAAGAGGTTGAACTCAATTTGAATACAGAACTGTGACAGTGAGACAAACGTTACAACTTAGGCAACACAAGAGAAAACCAATCTCAAAGGTCGCTATTATTATTGTTACAATATGTTTATTAGTCAAATAAAAAAGATTGGATCTTAAGCATGTAACTAATCTTTTGTTATTAATTAGTAGTACATGATAATATGATTCATagcactaataataataattgtgagTGGTTGTGGCACTGACTCGTATAGATAGATATACACAAACGCTATTGCTATCAGATTGTCACATGTGACCACATTATATGATGCCACTGCCTCccaatttttatttcatttcaattttctaTGTACTGTCTCTGACTTTTCAACTAGCCCAGAACATAGTAGATACAAACcaaacaaaattattttgaaaCAGGAAACCAAGTCATGCATCAAACAtggtagaaaaagaaaaaaaaaaagaaaaaaggtacCCTAGGCCTCTAAATATATATATTGCTGGCTTTGGGACGTGATATTATGGAAATGTTTgatatctaaaaaattaaataaatttagttttttttttagacaaaaataaaattaaatcatagTACATCGATAAGATCCAAACTTTTAATGGCGATGAATATATAGATAGATATTCACATACATGGGTAACATTATTCTAGAAAGCCTCAATAATAGTTACAGCCTTTACCCTTACATGAGTTATTTGTTTAACACGAGACTAATTGCGATGTACGACATATATGTTCTGTTCATGATGTGGACAAAACCAGTGTCGGTAAAACTAATAAGAGTGTGGATATAGTGCtcaataaatttgaaaatttgaaacgcGATCAATTAAAGTATTCAAACAACTTCTATCGATTTAATATGAAATTTAGAAAAATTGAGAAAACAGAACACTGAATCAGTACAGTACAGTATCAGGAATCAGTATTGAAGAGAGACTCAAGCAATTCATTTAAATGGAGGACACATTAACCTAAATAAATAAAGCTCTGTATACTATATATGTATaagtataattattaatataatactgAGTAAGTTTGAGCTCCCTTTGTACTCAGAATTAGAAACTGGTACATAATGAACTTAGTGCTTGATTCATGGCAATACTGAATGATGATAATTATTCTGTTATGAAAAATGGTGCATGTCCAAGACTATGTATAAAACATGGCCTTTCTGAAATGCTCAATATAGCAATAGCAATATATCAATGTGAAGGTGAGAAATTGCATGCTTAAGTTTTGTAATTAGTAATAATTCATCATATATTCCGATTCTCTAAATGGAATTTACTTGTTAAACTTAGCATTACTTTTCCTTATTTGTCTcaatagaaaaatgaaaagacTTGTGTGGCAAGCATTGATGAGGGAAATGGAAGTGAAAGTAATAAAGCAAGTCAAATAGGAGGGTGAGGAGCGTGGGTGCACCTTCATTTCAATAATGGAATGAGACTAGGCGTTAGAAACGAGCACAAATCTTGCACAGCAATAAGTTGACATTTATGCCAATTTTAGGTCTATCTAACTGCAACAGATTCCTCTGCCTTCCATCGCGGGTCAACTACTCCTAATAATAGCTACTACGTACACCATGCAATATAATGTAACGTAAAACAAATTAACAAAAGTGCCCATACACCATCATCTTTGTAACATGACATAATTATTCCTATAACTTCATGTTAGGTGGGGTACGTAATATTGGTTTGGTACCTTCTTTTATGAGGATTTGCCAACCCATTTTAACAACAAATTTCAAAATGTTGTACCTTACGTAGACATTTTAATTGGGTACAGCAATATGAACCTGTGACCTAAGACCCATCCACAGTAGTATTacctaagaaaaaataaaaaggagaagaataagaaagcttaGCTTCATCCGTGGCACATACATGCATTCATGACAGGGATAAGTAAAGTAAAGAAGACACTTGGTTATGTTCTCATCAACTACCACCATCATCTCATTCTTTAGAACCAAAAATGATTTTCAACATTAACTTTAGAGAAAGTATAGAGAGCcaataaaatatttgtacaatgtatacaatTGAGGTTTAGGGATGTCCCATTCAGTATTAGatatataaccattagtgttacctttttccatcatgacatggtattagaactTTAAATTCGAGCTTAAATTTTTGGGATGTTTATTATTCTTAatatccggatggttattctgaatAGTAGAGGTGATGTTCATTTGTTAACTCATATAGTCAattgtatacattgtacaaatattttattaactCCCTAGCAGGACTCttaactttattaaattttacaATTTAGAAGatcaaatcttattttattttatatatttattctgATAGAAACTATATTCTCGTTAAGACTTAAGAATTTgttattagtcaataaattgCTGTATATATAAGTTAGAATTTAAATtggttataaaaaataataatttattctatatttaattttttgtcaaaatgAAGCATATAAATTTGAATAACGAAAATATTTATCAACAAAAAAGAATTAGCCAAAAATATcgaatttgtctttttttttttggtccttAATATTACGGTTTGAATAGTTGGATTGCTCAACGAATCTCTTGGAGGAGGCATTTTTGCTTAATTGGTCAACGGAGAAGACTTTCAAACAACCCAGGTCATGGGGTCAAATTAGACAGAGCTGCTCTACAAAAACCATATTGGATTGGGCTTCTTTGGTTTCAAAATAACAACCATCTTCAacagaaagaaacagaaaaacaCTTGCATTTTATTATGGGCTTGGCGGAAGGCCTTGTGCTTTGTGAATGGTATactttatacttttctttttttcacaCACAAAAGAAGAGGCAAATAAAAAGAGATCAATATTGTATTATGAAAATATTAGAGCTAAATTTTTGATAAATCGAACGCATTATTATATAAATTCCTAAAAGGCCaatgtatgatttttttttacggTATCTCCCAACCCAacaagttaataattaatttatcgtgATACTGAGCTCCATTTATATCTTATGAAATTTATTGATACTATAGTCTAGATGACTGAAGCCATGGCCCAAAAATGGACATACAATAAGCCCAAAGCTGACTACTCAGAAGGAGAGTGAGCATCTCAAAAGCACGTGGgtctatgttaaaaaaaaaaaaaacacgtggGTAGAAACTCAGGTGTAGTCGACTTTACGTGAGAATGAtatttgagagccgttagatgatttgactaaattttcatctaacgactctcaactatcagcttcacgtaaagttgacttTACCTTAATTTTCACCAAACACACGGGTCGCTTAACCCAACCTGCCGAGATGTGGGGAACCAAGACTTGGAACCCGACTTGCTTGAGGAGCAAGTTACAACTTCCCTTCTACTACTTCGGTTGTTGTCTTCAAGAATAATAACCACGTCAATGTGGGCTAATTTttcagaatttaattttgatgtattatcggtataaagtaattttatacgtgtatttaattacgtaacaccacattaataaaaaaattatttttatattgactgcgtgaataatcatctaaaaaaataaatttaattgtaCGACAATATAAaacattttatattattagtgcatcaaaattataCTCAATTTTTTATATAGTAGAAAAAAACTACTTTTCTTTAGAAGAAATTATCGACCaagtcatcatcatctttttacAAATACAAGATATTTTTCAACTTAAtgcttatttaaatttatttcaagttaAATTAGACATTAAAATCTCTTGCAAATATTTTTAGCGATCGTCCGACATGAAGACACTTTGGACATGTTCACAAATATTACGACTTTTTTCACCTAATCTATTTACACACACTACATTTCGGATACACTTCGAAACAAATTCATACAATTATCTATTAATTCCTTTACAATCACGTGATTTCTTTTTTAGACATAtagatattttcttttaataaaagaaaaagaaaaacaaccatTAGTACTCATAAATTTTatgaacgctgacaaaagtatccATTAAAAAAAGTTAACGTTGTACCTATAAAAGATGGGTTCCGTAcgacaaaaatactaaaaatctatttttttttttactttttaacaaAATACTCAAATTAACCCTGTCATTTTCTCTTTCCCAAACTTCAACAAAAGCAGTGCTTCGAAAAATTCTATCCATCAATGGCTACAATATCAgcacttttgttttttttctcccaaatcttcttcttattcttctcaaaattcaaccaaaagacACACTTTTTAGATATAAAAGAaccataatcaaaataaaaaatttaacatgaCTGAATCTATAACAATCATTTTTACTGCCGGTTACTGTTCTTTTACTGTCATCACCTCATCATCACCGTGTCTTGCACAGCGCTTGTTCAACAGCACCATCGTCTCTTGCTCCACGCTTGTTCGTCATCGTCGTGGCCTCCTAATCGATCTTCCTCATCATTGCCGCCTCCAGCAGAATTGTCACCGTCACCAGCAGCATCATTGCCGCCTCCGACAGCCTCTTCGTCACTCATCATCGCTGCCTCTCACATTCTCGTCGTTGTCGTCACATCAATCTTTCCTTCTGTGGCGTGGCCACCTCGCATTTGTTGCCATCTTCTATACTAAATCCGTTTTTCTTATTAACATTTTGGAGTTTAAagtttgttcaattt
Coding sequences within it:
- the LOC112800394 gene encoding BOI-related E3 ubiquitin-protein ligase 1-like; translation: MAVQAQYPSNLLLLNTNNSNNNDDYSSALQPPHQLSRKRPRQPTPIPIPIPNNLMNQFNPPPPPPQQQQHQNQNVVSTGLRLSFSSQQRLQWQQTSSLLSQQLADQIKQQRHEIDQFLQAQGEQLRRSLADKRHNHFRALITAAEDTLARRLRDKETEVQKATRRNAELEARAAHLTAEAQLWQAKAKAQEATAASLQAQLHHAIMNAAYGGGAGPAGTADDAAAGVMSCAEDAESAYVDPERVAAAAGPRCRGCERRVATVVMLPCRHLCVCGECEMHFRACPVCLTVKNSTVEVFLS